From one Leptospira andrefontaineae genomic stretch:
- a CDS encoding FtsX-like permease family protein — MNLYFLFLYEYFKTHLPRFIFALLGISLGVGLFLSTTSNANKAEKSLIDFSMGYLKGDFNLKISPSSPGQSLDWQILSKIHSHPDLRNISAIRPRIQQEGISSDNLRVLYMGMDLTKEYLGIPLKEDAGSETTGPLEKTYVSKSLADKFKGAPFTLLLNGKNWEFKDYISVDMEGGFLIIEDISLIQEKLDNINGADYLLLKSSDPNLSEVKENLQKILGVNVKIETSEEIQEKSANALRSFQLNLLIISFISLLIAFFMVSNTMTGLYLSRERELGILRTLGLDVRSSIFLFLSQSVLLGSIGTVLGIVFGIFFSGLDFFRPESGLVDKNLLSTYSSISLFDLGLAAGLGILGSVISSVYPAIRAGKVPPLSILRDSQKEKRQIPNSRLAIYGGIIFFASLGISNLPSPWKLPMPGLLGVGGVTIGITFAFPYLLSLFSSAVSKILDRSDKSFPFFRIGLEELKENPGRNTLTAATVMLAVSLVLCLTILTDSYKKSLNDWVDSEYPSDFTIINDRFFHSGIHGGVPKDLPEKIRELGISSYLDGFLVNTSFETDKGNFIIHAYDFSVYQNKPERIENEVKEETDVLISSNMAHLKKLKVGDVLVAQTPFGKKNFNIKGIKEHFFSEKGTVMMDVRSYEKNFEFKTLNSIKLFLKNEYSDASGIEYSKKKIMDFLNSDPQYKDLILLDSAQLREIYLYEINKVFRVLDSLKATAILISVISLLSSLVHTLYDKRRILGLLKYLGASQDQLGIILKTESVYLTGFGAFFGILSSLIMSPIILYVVNKNAFGWTLTFSFLPETPILILIFAPILGWISAVYPLRLLRKMSFQLSPE; from the coding sequence ATGAATTTATACTTCTTATTTTTATACGAATATTTTAAGACCCATCTCCCCAGATTCATATTCGCACTTTTAGGAATTTCCTTGGGCGTGGGTTTATTCTTATCCACTACAAGTAACGCGAACAAGGCAGAAAAATCTCTGATCGATTTTTCTATGGGATACTTAAAGGGAGATTTTAATCTCAAAATTTCTCCGAGTAGTCCAGGCCAAAGCTTGGATTGGCAAATCCTTTCTAAAATACATTCTCATCCGGATCTTAGAAATATTTCCGCTATTAGGCCAAGGATACAACAGGAAGGAATTTCCTCCGACAATCTAAGGGTTTTGTATATGGGGATGGATCTGACCAAAGAATATTTGGGGATCCCTTTAAAAGAAGATGCAGGCTCCGAAACAACCGGTCCATTAGAAAAAACATATGTATCTAAATCATTAGCAGATAAATTTAAAGGTGCACCTTTTACTCTTCTTCTAAATGGAAAAAACTGGGAGTTCAAAGATTATATCTCCGTGGATATGGAAGGTGGTTTTTTAATCATCGAGGATATTTCTCTAATCCAAGAAAAACTAGACAATATAAATGGAGCGGACTATCTTCTTTTAAAATCTTCCGATCCAAATCTTTCTGAGGTAAAAGAGAACCTACAAAAGATCCTTGGTGTAAATGTAAAAATCGAAACCTCTGAAGAGATCCAGGAAAAATCGGCAAATGCATTACGTTCTTTTCAGCTAAATCTTCTCATCATCTCCTTTATCTCTCTTCTAATCGCATTCTTCATGGTTTCCAATACTATGACTGGTTTGTATTTAAGTAGAGAAAGAGAACTGGGGATCTTGAGAACATTGGGATTAGATGTAAGATCTTCTATTTTTCTTTTTTTAAGCCAATCAGTTCTACTCGGAAGTATAGGAACGGTTTTAGGGATTGTATTCGGTATATTCTTCTCCGGTTTAGATTTTTTTCGTCCTGAATCAGGGCTTGTGGATAAAAATCTATTATCAACCTATAGTTCTATTTCTCTTTTTGACCTAGGCCTTGCTGCAGGGCTTGGGATCTTGGGTTCCGTTATTTCTTCGGTTTATCCTGCGATTCGAGCAGGAAAGGTCCCTCCCCTTTCTATCCTGAGAGATTCCCAAAAAGAAAAAAGACAGATCCCGAATTCCAGACTGGCGATTTACGGCGGGATCATATTTTTTGCTTCTTTAGGGATTTCTAATTTACCTTCTCCTTGGAAACTTCCTATGCCCGGTTTATTGGGTGTGGGAGGTGTGACAATCGGGATTACATTCGCTTTTCCTTATTTACTTTCCTTATTCAGCTCGGCTGTTTCTAAAATTCTGGATAGAAGTGATAAAAGTTTTCCTTTTTTCAGAATAGGTCTGGAAGAATTAAAAGAAAATCCAGGAAGGAATACTTTGACTGCGGCAACTGTGATGCTTGCTGTTTCTTTGGTTTTATGCCTGACCATTCTTACGGACAGTTATAAAAAATCCCTGAACGATTGGGTGGATTCGGAATACCCTTCCGACTTTACGATCATTAACGATCGTTTTTTCCATTCAGGGATTCATGGAGGGGTTCCTAAGGATCTTCCGGAGAAGATCAGAGAATTAGGGATAAGCTCTTACTTGGACGGTTTTTTGGTGAACACTTCTTTTGAAACCGACAAAGGAAATTTTATCATTCACGCTTACGATTTTTCCGTTTATCAAAACAAACCGGAAAGAATAGAGAACGAAGTAAAAGAAGAAACAGATGTTCTAATTTCTTCGAATATGGCTCATTTAAAAAAACTGAAGGTGGGAGATGTTCTGGTTGCCCAGACTCCTTTTGGTAAAAAGAATTTTAATATAAAAGGGATCAAAGAGCATTTTTTTTCGGAAAAAGGAACTGTGATGATGGATGTCCGTTCCTATGAAAAAAATTTCGAATTTAAGACCTTAAACTCTATTAAACTTTTCTTAAAGAATGAATATTCGGATGCTTCCGGAATAGAATATTCCAAAAAGAAAATTATGGATTTTCTGAATTCTGATCCTCAATACAAAGATCTGATCTTACTAGATTCTGCACAACTTAGGGAAATTTATCTTTATGAGATAAATAAAGTGTTCCGAGTTTTGGATTCTCTTAAGGCAACTGCAATTCTGATCTCTGTTATTTCTCTACTTTCTTCTTTGGTACATACTTTGTACGATAAGCGCAGGATCTTGGGACTTCTCAAATATTTGGGAGCTTCTCAGGACCAGCTTGGGATTATTCTCAAGACGGAGTCGGTTTATCTGACAGGATTCGGAGCATTCTTCGGGATCCTCTCTTCTCTCATCATGTCCCCCATTATTCTTTATGTGGTGAATAAGAACGCATTTGGCTGGACCTTGACCTTCTCCTTTTTGCCGGAAACCCCGATCCTTATTTTAATTTTTGCACCCATCTTGGGTTGGATTTCTGCGGTTTACCCTCTAAGATTATTGAGAAAAATGAGCTTCCAGCTAAGCCCGGAATGA
- the pyrE gene encoding orotate phosphoribosyltransferase, protein MREELFQLIQTHAYRFREEPFTLASGKKSRHYFNCKEITLHPQRLELLCKYIVEKHLPESGLDEEEAFGGLTMGADPICFGISLEYRKQSKNVFPLIVRKQAKDHGTKNLVEGGVNAVKSCVVVDDVITTGGSTLQAIKSLRDAGLEVTACICILDREEGGRKAIEEEGIKVFPLFKKSEFGSLD, encoded by the coding sequence TTGAGGGAAGAATTGTTTCAACTCATTCAAACCCACGCCTATCGTTTCCGAGAGGAACCGTTCACCCTGGCCAGTGGTAAAAAATCCAGGCATTATTTTAATTGTAAGGAAATCACTCTTCATCCTCAAAGATTAGAATTACTTTGTAAGTATATTGTGGAAAAACATCTCCCGGAATCCGGTCTAGATGAGGAAGAGGCATTTGGTGGTCTCACAATGGGAGCGGATCCTATCTGTTTCGGGATCTCTTTAGAATATCGCAAACAATCCAAGAACGTATTTCCATTGATCGTGAGAAAACAGGCTAAGGATCATGGCACGAAAAATTTGGTAGAAGGTGGAGTAAACGCGGTCAAATCCTGTGTGGTAGTGGATGATGTGATCACTACCGGAGGTTCTACCTTGCAAGCGATCAAAAGTTTGAGAGATGCCGGATTGGAAGTCACCGCTTGTATCTGTATTTTGGATAGAGAAGAAGGCGGAAGAAAAGCAATAGAAGAAGAAGGGATCAAAGTTTTCCCTTTGTTTAAAAAATCGGAATTCGGAAGTTTAGACTAA
- a CDS encoding acyl-CoA desaturase, whose translation MEQTKKKIALKTTIFLFATPIIGVIGTGALLFTRGIPLNTWLVYLFMTAATGLAITGGYHRLFSHRAYKASLPVKLFYILFGAAAFQQSVIEWSSDHRIHHRFVDKEEDPYAITKGFWYAHILWLFENRDHRTPVNVNDLYEDKWVKFQDDHYYPIAIFMGFLFPTLLCALWGDALGGLLLAGSLRIAINHHMTFFINSLAHYKGDQPFSDKHTAKDNWLIALFTFGEGYHNFHHEFQADYRNGIRWFDYDPTKWLINTFAFFGLASDRKTISEEQILRKKMVMEEKALRNKLEAKSQTLNQGFEERLEALRNSVQESQARMINLKSVKEEAGKKAVKEAESEYKVALNTWKRFVSGDLAPV comes from the coding sequence ATGGAACAAACGAAAAAGAAAATAGCGTTGAAGACCACAATCTTCTTATTTGCGACTCCGATCATCGGAGTCATCGGGACGGGTGCCTTATTGTTTACCAGAGGTATTCCATTAAACACATGGCTTGTGTATCTATTTATGACCGCAGCAACCGGGCTCGCGATCACAGGAGGGTACCACCGTTTGTTTTCGCATAGAGCTTATAAAGCTTCTTTGCCAGTAAAACTTTTTTATATTCTTTTCGGAGCGGCTGCGTTCCAACAATCAGTGATCGAATGGAGTTCTGATCATAGAATTCACCATAGATTCGTAGATAAAGAAGAAGATCCTTACGCTATCACAAAAGGATTCTGGTATGCTCATATTCTTTGGTTATTCGAGAATAGAGATCATAGAACCCCTGTTAACGTGAACGATCTTTACGAAGACAAATGGGTAAAATTCCAAGACGATCATTATTATCCGATCGCGATCTTCATGGGATTTTTGTTTCCTACTCTTCTTTGTGCTCTTTGGGGAGATGCTTTAGGTGGATTATTATTAGCAGGTTCTTTAAGAATTGCGATCAACCACCACATGACATTCTTCATCAATTCATTGGCACATTATAAAGGAGACCAACCTTTCTCCGATAAACATACCGCAAAGGACAATTGGCTTATCGCATTGTTTACTTTTGGAGAAGGATATCATAACTTCCACCATGAGTTCCAAGCAGATTACAGAAATGGTATCCGCTGGTTCGATTACGATCCGACCAAATGGTTGATCAACACTTTCGCATTTTTCGGTTTGGCAAGCGATAGAAAGACTATCTCTGAAGAGCAGATCCTGCGTAAAAAAATGGTGATGGAAGAGAAAGCTTTACGTAACAAACTAGAAGCTAAGTCCCAAACCTTAAACCAAGGATTCGAAGAAAGATTAGAGGCTCTGCGCAATTCCGTTCAGGAAAGCCAAGCCAGAATGATCAATTTGAAATCCGTGAAAGAAGAAGCAGGAAAAAAGGCAGTTAAAGAAGCTGAGTCAGAATACAAAGTAGCATTGAACACTTGGAAAAGATTCGTTTCCGGAGATCTTGCCCCGGTCTGA
- a CDS encoding circularly permuted type 2 ATP-grasp protein, whose product MNQRTSQAANLLSGYKPAPGVYDELCLPDGKSRDKYEFLLRTLNNLGGAELRRRKEDSLRILKESGVTYNVYGDERERVWGLDLFPLLMDSKEWDEIERGLAQRSELLNEILKDVYGPKRSLYEKKLPHEVLFQSGGFLRACAPVYDFTNFRLAFLATDISRDIQGNFYVIGDRVQAPSGSGYALENRIVLSRIFPSLYRDSQVHRVALYFRALRRTLNSFSSNKDREPLTILLTPGPGNETYFEHAYLAGYLGYTLAQAEDLTVRDNKVFLKTIEGLQQVDVIFRRVDDWYMDPLELKGDSLLGVPGILGAVRAGNVTVANPIGSGFLENRAIHTYLPSLCKFYLGEDLILPNVPTLWMGDENSRKEVFSNPHKYTIKPAIRSPLDPSVFLSTLREKEMLELRTRVEARPERYVAQEILPGSTSPIFSGDSEELLMGKSVLRTFTCLSENGYTCMPGGLVRVSPKADELIITNQRGAISKDLWILASEEKKEFSLLPGQIGRMPIKRKGSGIPSRVADNMFWMGRYAERAENMSRLLRETVHKILEAEESYEKEQFSMLLGILDQLSGYSLRFFETNGLDSLDSIREKIFQLATSPYSSGSIRHDLNFFVGSTKAVRDRISDDTRYLISRLESETPRNSSYDEVLEYLQKLVNLFASLSGLANESMSRETGYFFLDMGKRLERAQFIARLLLSTIERSSIYNKSMFESLLNVNDIRITYRRRYKYRVEAESVVDILIFDESNPRSLAFQLERLRENTLFSSSGKDEEISEEIQRLTDVLVRFSEEDAKRIFEYADPAGGLRRWLEDILSQLKSVSDAVATKYFRYVENQVRLGGPYG is encoded by the coding sequence ATGAATCAGAGAACTTCCCAAGCTGCAAATCTTCTCTCCGGATACAAACCTGCTCCGGGAGTCTATGACGAGCTATGCCTCCCTGACGGAAAGTCCAGGGATAAATACGAATTTTTACTTCGCACTTTAAATAATCTGGGTGGCGCAGAATTAAGAAGGCGCAAAGAAGATAGTCTCCGTATCCTAAAAGAAAGTGGAGTCACGTATAATGTTTATGGGGATGAGAGAGAAAGGGTCTGGGGATTGGATCTTTTTCCTCTTCTCATGGATAGCAAAGAATGGGACGAAATCGAAAGAGGTCTTGCCCAAAGATCCGAACTACTTAATGAAATTCTAAAGGACGTTTACGGTCCTAAAAGATCCTTATACGAAAAAAAGCTTCCCCACGAAGTGCTATTCCAGTCCGGAGGATTTTTAAGAGCCTGTGCTCCGGTTTATGATTTTACGAATTTCCGTTTAGCATTTTTAGCCACTGATATCAGTCGAGACATACAAGGGAATTTTTATGTAATAGGAGATCGTGTTCAAGCACCTTCCGGTTCCGGATATGCTCTTGAGAATAGGATCGTTCTTTCTCGTATTTTTCCGTCTCTCTATAGAGACTCTCAGGTTCATAGAGTTGCTTTATACTTCAGAGCGTTAAGAAGGACTTTAAATTCATTCTCTTCTAATAAAGATAGAGAACCTCTTACAATTCTTTTAACTCCTGGGCCTGGGAACGAAACCTATTTCGAGCACGCTTATCTTGCAGGATATCTTGGATATACTTTAGCCCAAGCAGAAGACTTAACTGTTAGAGATAATAAGGTCTTTCTGAAAACGATCGAAGGTTTACAACAAGTAGATGTGATCTTTCGTCGTGTAGATGATTGGTACATGGATCCTCTCGAATTAAAGGGAGATTCCCTTCTGGGAGTTCCAGGTATCTTGGGAGCGGTGAGGGCAGGAAATGTCACCGTAGCAAATCCTATCGGCTCCGGATTTTTGGAGAACCGTGCAATTCACACATATCTTCCCAGTTTATGTAAATTCTATTTGGGCGAGGATCTGATCCTTCCGAATGTTCCTACTCTTTGGATGGGAGATGAAAATTCTCGCAAGGAAGTATTCTCCAATCCCCATAAATATACGATCAAACCGGCGATTCGTTCTCCTTTGGATCCGTCCGTATTTCTTTCTACTTTGAGAGAAAAAGAAATGTTAGAACTGAGAACCAGAGTGGAAGCAAGACCAGAACGTTATGTGGCACAGGAAATTCTCCCAGGTTCTACATCTCCTATTTTTTCAGGAGATTCGGAAGAGCTATTGATGGGTAAATCTGTCTTAAGGACATTTACCTGTCTTTCCGAGAATGGATATACATGTATGCCTGGAGGACTTGTTCGAGTTTCTCCTAAGGCGGACGAACTTATCATTACAAACCAAAGAGGAGCTATTTCCAAAGATCTTTGGATCTTAGCTTCCGAAGAGAAGAAGGAGTTCAGTCTTCTTCCTGGACAGATCGGAAGGATGCCTATCAAAAGAAAAGGTTCGGGTATTCCGAGTAGGGTTGCGGACAATATGTTCTGGATGGGACGTTATGCGGAACGTGCGGAGAATATGTCCAGGCTTCTCAGAGAGACGGTTCATAAGATCTTGGAAGCGGAAGAGTCTTACGAGAAAGAACAATTCTCCATGTTACTTGGTATCTTGGACCAACTTTCAGGATACAGCCTTAGATTTTTCGAAACAAACGGATTGGACTCTTTGGATTCCATCCGGGAGAAAATATTCCAATTAGCGACATCTCCTTATTCTTCCGGAAGTATACGTCATGATCTGAACTTCTTTGTGGGAAGTACCAAGGCTGTTAGAGACAGGATCTCTGACGATACTCGTTATTTGATCTCAAGATTGGAATCTGAGACTCCACGAAATTCAAGTTACGACGAAGTGTTGGAATACTTACAAAAATTAGTGAATCTATTTGCTTCTCTTTCCGGTCTTGCAAACGAAAGTATGAGCCGTGAGACAGGATATTTCTTCTTGGATATGGGAAAAAGATTGGAAAGGGCTCAATTCATAGCAAGACTTCTACTCTCTACAATCGAAAGATCTTCTATATATAATAAAAGTATGTTCGAAAGTCTTTTGAACGTGAACGATATTCGAATTACTTACAGAAGACGTTATAAATATAGGGTAGAAGCGGAATCGGTGGTTGACATCCTGATCTTCGATGAAAGTAATCCTAGATCGCTTGCTTTCCAATTAGAAAGATTAAGGGAGAATACGTTATTCTCTTCTTCCGGAAAAGACGAAGAGATTTCAGAGGAGATCCAAAGACTCACGGACGTTTTAGTACGATTCAGTGAAGAAGATGCAAAACGTATTTTTGAATATGCAGATCCGGCCGGCGGGCTTCGCAGATGGTTGGAAGATATTCTTTCCCAATTAAAATCCGTCTCCGACGCAGTCGCTACCAAATACTTCCGCTATGTGGAAAACCAAGTCAGATTGGGAGGACCTTATGGCTGA
- a CDS encoding TonB-dependent receptor family protein, with translation MFQKLFRSPLILSILIFSNSFLFSQPNENTGTNGTSSEVKQEDPSKKEDLKQEETLAEKKRRFLESGQINVIGAKDDDIKKIPGSANVIGKKILKETNPVDSMEALRRVPGATIRYQDAVGLTPNIAFRGVSNEESRKTLILEDGVFTSLSPYGQPESYFVPHIDRMERVEVVKGSGSILFGPTTLGGIVNYVTRKPPEKPTFSAKVIGGTNGYASSLLQYGGTNQTTNTGYDISYMRNQGNGFRDYQGFRVNDLNLKLIQKLGEKDSVFLKYQSYQQEAQSTYLGLTQGLYWRNPRINPARYDQKSIDRQAAVIGHDHTFNENWKMITRAYWTNVGFLFRQESYSYNNLTEFGFPARPPENAFGIYAPDIIGNQPGDVIYMLNSTPNRHSFFKTGGLETKVEGKFNTFGLDHEIAFGARMHYESVNAANNVFPYPTLTKGLTTQQQNRNARAYALYVQDSIKLTDKFKVIPGVRYEHIFQGVYTHRRLATEEDVTKGNASTVGQTILVNDANETYTKVVLPGIGLTFDITEKFIWFAGAHTAFSPPTFSTVQNPALGLGYKLSAERSNNYETGFRGNITRYFYTQVSTYALYFSNQIVNTNEAGSGLGAVPINAGRSVNRGVESNFVFDFGKFAESRWEVPLEFTYSYTKAISTTYVPVGTIQNADGTVSITNQPLYALNSAGNLIKVNTNGNYLPYVPMNVFIGAIGVKSPSGFYARVEYQYFDKQYSDLQNTKNQSTDGSQGVVPAYGIWNADFGYEAPGGRWSIFVNGKNLEDRVYISGRLPVGIQQGPYRQINIGATLKLD, from the coding sequence ATGTTCCAAAAACTATTCCGTTCTCCTCTTATTTTAAGTATTTTAATTTTTTCTAATTCTTTCCTCTTCTCCCAACCGAACGAAAATACTGGGACAAACGGAACTTCTTCAGAAGTAAAACAAGAAGATCCTTCTAAAAAGGAAGATCTTAAACAAGAGGAAACTCTTGCGGAAAAGAAAAGAAGATTTTTAGAAAGCGGTCAGATCAATGTGATCGGCGCCAAGGATGACGATATAAAGAAGATTCCTGGTTCCGCGAATGTGATCGGTAAGAAGATCTTAAAAGAAACAAATCCGGTCGATTCTATGGAAGCTCTGCGCAGGGTTCCAGGTGCAACAATCCGCTACCAAGATGCTGTTGGTCTTACTCCGAATATTGCATTCAGAGGTGTGAGTAACGAAGAGTCTAGAAAAACTTTGATCTTAGAAGATGGTGTATTCACTTCTTTAAGTCCTTACGGACAACCTGAAAGCTATTTTGTACCTCATATAGATAGAATGGAAAGAGTTGAAGTTGTGAAAGGTTCAGGCTCCATTCTTTTTGGACCGACAACTTTAGGTGGTATTGTTAACTATGTGACTCGCAAACCTCCTGAAAAACCTACGTTCAGCGCGAAGGTGATCGGAGGAACAAACGGTTATGCTTCCAGTCTTTTACAATATGGCGGGACCAACCAAACTACGAATACAGGTTATGATATCTCCTACATGCGTAACCAAGGAAATGGTTTTAGGGATTACCAAGGTTTTAGAGTAAACGATCTAAACCTAAAGTTGATCCAGAAATTAGGGGAGAAGGATTCAGTTTTTCTAAAATACCAATCCTACCAGCAGGAGGCCCAATCCACTTATTTGGGATTAACCCAAGGTTTGTATTGGAGAAATCCGAGGATCAATCCTGCCAGATATGACCAAAAGTCCATTGATAGACAGGCCGCAGTTATAGGGCATGATCATACTTTTAACGAAAATTGGAAGATGATCACAAGAGCATATTGGACAAATGTCGGCTTCTTATTTCGTCAGGAATCTTATTCGTATAATAATCTAACCGAATTCGGTTTTCCTGCAAGACCTCCTGAAAATGCGTTTGGTATTTATGCTCCTGATATTATCGGGAACCAGCCTGGAGATGTAATTTACATGCTAAATTCCACTCCGAACAGACATTCTTTCTTTAAGACGGGAGGTCTGGAAACTAAGGTAGAAGGTAAATTTAATACATTCGGCTTGGATCATGAGATCGCTTTCGGTGCAAGAATGCATTATGAATCCGTAAACGCAGCGAATAATGTATTCCCTTATCCGACTCTTACTAAAGGTCTTACCACCCAGCAACAGAACCGTAATGCAAGAGCTTATGCTTTATATGTCCAAGATTCTATCAAGTTGACTGATAAATTCAAGGTGATCCCGGGAGTTCGTTACGAACATATCTTCCAAGGTGTTTATACTCACAGAAGGCTTGCTACTGAGGAAGATGTTACCAAAGGAAACGCGAGTACAGTTGGACAGACCATTTTGGTAAATGATGCAAATGAGACTTATACAAAGGTAGTTCTACCGGGTATTGGACTTACGTTCGATATTACGGAAAAGTTTATTTGGTTTGCAGGTGCACATACTGCATTTTCTCCTCCTACATTCTCCACCGTACAAAACCCTGCATTAGGTTTAGGTTATAAACTTAGCGCAGAAAGATCCAATAATTATGAAACAGGTTTTAGGGGAAATATCACTCGCTACTTCTACACTCAGGTTAGCACGTACGCATTATATTTTTCGAATCAGATCGTAAATACGAATGAGGCCGGTTCAGGGCTCGGAGCCGTACCGATCAACGCGGGAAGATCGGTGAATAGAGGTGTGGAAAGTAATTTTGTTTTCGACTTTGGAAAATTTGCCGAGTCCAGATGGGAGGTCCCTCTGGAATTTACCTACTCTTATACAAAGGCGATCTCTACCACTTACGTTCCAGTAGGCACAATACAAAATGCGGATGGAACCGTTAGTATCACGAACCAACCTTTATATGCGCTTAACTCTGCAGGAAACCTGATCAAAGTAAACACAAACGGAAATTATCTGCCTTACGTTCCGATGAATGTTTTTATAGGAGCGATCGGAGTGAAAAGCCCATCCGGATTTTATGCAAGAGTCGAATATCAGTATTTTGATAAACAATATTCTGATTTGCAGAATACCAAAAACCAGAGTACGGACGGAAGCCAAGGTGTAGTCCCTGCATACGGAATTTGGAATGCCGACTTTGGGTACGAGGCTCCGGGAGGAAGATGGTCCATCTTCGTGAACGGAAAAAATTTAGAAGATAGAGTGTATATTTCGGGAAGACTTCCTGTGGGGATCCAACAAGGGCCATACAGACAAATCAATATCGGGGCTACTTTAAAGCTGGATTAA
- a CDS encoding transglutaminase family protein: MAEYSVRHLTHYTYEKEVSHCLNLAHLCPTSNERQICREFRIEILPKPKYTEFRTDYFGNTVYSFAVETPHNILSVTAEAKVFTSETENKKGRTTISASEILRKLKTVTEKEDLEAMEFVGDSSFVSRSVSYKNFLEKYLPMDRPYLESVLEYVKRFREDFKFKAGSTNIYTPLDEVLEKKEGVCQDFTHLSVAAFRSLGLPCKYVSGYIETYPPPGKPKLRGSDATHAWISVYCPGEGWFDFDPTNGKAITEEYIHTSVGRDFSDVSPLKGILFGGGKHKLKVEVDVSQLGDPNAIGNHI, from the coding sequence ATGGCTGAGTATTCCGTTCGCCACCTGACCCATTATACTTACGAGAAAGAAGTTTCTCATTGTCTGAATTTGGCTCATCTTTGTCCTACATCCAACGAAAGACAGATTTGCAGAGAGTTTAGAATAGAAATACTTCCTAAACCTAAATATACGGAATTCAGAACGGATTATTTCGGGAATACGGTATATTCTTTCGCGGTGGAAACTCCTCATAATATTCTATCCGTAACCGCAGAAGCGAAAGTTTTCACTTCTGAAACGGAGAATAAAAAAGGTCGTACCACGATCTCTGCTTCTGAAATATTAAGAAAATTGAAAACAGTTACCGAAAAAGAAGATCTGGAAGCGATGGAATTCGTTGGAGATTCTTCTTTTGTAAGTCGCTCTGTTTCTTATAAGAATTTTTTAGAAAAATATCTGCCGATGGATCGTCCATATCTGGAATCCGTTTTGGAATATGTAAAAAGATTCAGAGAAGATTTTAAGTTCAAAGCAGGAAGTACTAATATTTATACACCTTTGGACGAGGTTTTGGAAAAAAAGGAAGGAGTCTGTCAGGACTTCACTCATCTTTCCGTAGCTGCCTTTCGCTCATTAGGCCTTCCTTGCAAATATGTTTCCGGTTATATCGAAACTTATCCTCCTCCAGGAAAACCTAAATTAAGAGGAAGTGATGCAACTCATGCATGGATTTCCGTGTATTGTCCGGGAGAAGGTTGGTTCGACTTTGATCCTACAAACGGAAAAGCGATTACAGAGGAATATATTCATACTTCAGTAGGCAGAGATTTTTCGGATGTTTCTCCTTTGAAAGGAATTCTATTCGGAGGCGGGAAACATAAATTAAAAGTCGAAGTGGATGTTTCTCAGTTAGGAGATCCTAACGCGATCGGAAATCATATCTGA
- a CDS encoding ABC transporter ATP-binding protein, with protein MSNPTNKILIRNLTKSYINGKQNVPVLKGINLDVADTFLTLMGPSGSGKSTFLNILSGIDQADSGEVWIGGKNLSNFSEQELTEYRRNETGIIFQFFHLLPYLSALENVALPLYISGLGKSKARDIAKEALEKVDLTHRFKHKPDELSGGEQQRVAIARALAKRPSIVLADEPTGNLDTYHAHKILELLLELQEKEKFSLFIVTHDREIGEKGKVRLKMKDGLILPEQNPAFGLV; from the coding sequence ATGTCGAATCCGACAAACAAGATCCTCATCCGAAATTTAACCAAGTCCTACATAAATGGAAAACAAAACGTTCCGGTCCTAAAAGGGATCAACTTAGACGTTGCAGACACATTCTTAACTTTGATGGGCCCATCCGGTTCCGGTAAATCCACATTTTTGAATATCCTCTCCGGGATCGACCAAGCAGACTCAGGAGAAGTTTGGATCGGTGGTAAAAACCTAAGTAATTTTAGTGAACAAGAACTTACCGAATATCGCAGGAATGAAACTGGGATTATCTTCCAGTTCTTTCATCTTCTTCCCTACTTAAGCGCTTTGGAAAATGTGGCCTTACCTCTTTATATTTCAGGTTTAGGAAAATCAAAAGCAAGAGATATCGCCAAAGAAGCATTGGAGAAGGTCGATCTCACTCATAGATTCAAACATAAACCGGATGAACTTTCCGGCGGAGAACAACAGAGAGTGGCAATCGCAAGAGCGCTTGCAAAACGCCCAAGTATCGTTTTGGCGGATGAGCCTACCGGAAATTTAGATACATACCATGCTCATAAAATTCTAGAACTTCTACTCGAGTTGCAAGAGAAGGAAAAGTTTTCCTTATTTATTGTAACCCATGACAGAGAGATCGGAGAAAAAGGAAAAGTCAGACTTAAGATGAAAGACGGACTGATCTTACCGGAACAAAATCCTGCCTTTGGTCTTGTATGA